One Vibrio sp. CDRSL-10 TSBA genomic region harbors:
- a CDS encoding transporter substrate-binding domain-containing protein: MSELTFYTEEYPPYNFENNGQITGIAVELLLQASEQVGGQITNSQIIMQPWPRAYRSALLKPDSVLFSATRTQHREALFNWVGPIGDIRVSVLARSDTKIKIDQPIDLAKYRIGVIRDDVGEQLLLQLGIPRELMQEAANVGVLTELLLKNRIDLIAYNEQATHWWAIRAGYQAEDFATIYVLQQGLLYFAFNKGVDQQLLNDLQKGIDIIRDTSGKDGVNLYQAILNKYR; this comes from the coding sequence ATGAGTGAGCTGACCTTCTACACCGAAGAATACCCGCCTTATAATTTTGAAAATAACGGCCAGATTACCGGTATCGCGGTAGAGCTGTTGTTGCAGGCCAGCGAGCAGGTCGGCGGCCAGATTACAAACTCACAGATTATTATGCAGCCGTGGCCGAGGGCTTATCGGTCAGCCCTGCTTAAACCCGACTCGGTGCTGTTTTCTGCCACCCGGACTCAACATCGTGAAGCCTTGTTTAATTGGGTGGGGCCGATAGGAGATATCCGGGTGTCCGTGTTGGCCCGCAGTGATACAAAGATAAAAATTGACCAGCCCATTGACCTGGCGAAATACCGTATCGGTGTTATCCGGGATGATGTTGGTGAACAGTTACTATTGCAACTTGGTATACCTCGTGAGTTGATGCAGGAAGCAGCCAATGTCGGCGTGCTGACCGAATTGCTGCTCAAAAACCGCATTGATCTGATTGCATATAATGAACAGGCGACGCACTGGTGGGCTATCCGGGCAGGCTACCAGGCTGAAGATTTCGCGACCATTTATGTTTTGCAGCAAGGTTTACTCTATTTTGCCTTTAATAAAGGGGTCGATCAGCAGTTGTTGAATGACTTACAAAAAGGGATTGATATAATTAGGGATACTTCCGGTAAAGATGGCGTGAACTTATATCAGGCCATTTTAAACAAATACCGATAA
- a CDS encoding chemotaxis protein yields MSNPSSNILLESGTNELEIIEFHLEKQLANGETKTCYYGINVAKVREVIRVPETTDYPNAQPHMIGVFSSRDILTPLVDLAGWLGVPTGSVNSNKYVIVTDFNRMTNGFLIDSISRIHRISWNDVESPSQFLESGEQDCVVAVVRKEGKLIMILDFEKIIADINPELSMEKYDVTVDRSVNLNQTMVSKRNAKTVMVVDDSAFIRSLIQDTLSTAGYNVIASKDGGEAHEKLMDVERIAKEENLAVSELIDAIVSDVEMPRMDGMHLLKRLRDTEAYRNTPIVMFSSLMSDDNRTKALALGANDTITKPQIGKLVSLMDGLIFS; encoded by the coding sequence ATGAGTAACCCCAGCAGTAATATTCTTCTAGAAAGCGGTACCAACGAATTAGAAATCATTGAATTTCATCTCGAAAAACAACTAGCAAATGGCGAAACTAAAACCTGTTATTACGGTATCAATGTAGCCAAAGTCCGAGAGGTCATCCGTGTACCGGAAACCACAGACTATCCCAATGCTCAGCCTCATATGATTGGTGTGTTCTCCTCACGCGATATTTTGACACCATTAGTGGATCTGGCCGGTTGGCTCGGTGTACCGACCGGCTCGGTAAACAGCAACAAATATGTGATTGTGACGGACTTTAACCGCATGACCAATGGCTTCCTGATTGACAGCATCAGTCGCATTCATCGTATTTCCTGGAATGATGTCGAATCTCCGAGTCAGTTTCTGGAGTCAGGTGAGCAGGACTGTGTGGTTGCTGTGGTGCGTAAAGAAGGCAAGCTGATCATGATCCTTGATTTCGAGAAGATTATTGCTGACATCAATCCGGAACTGAGTATGGAGAAATATGATGTGACGGTAGACCGCTCGGTCAACCTGAATCAGACCATGGTCAGTAAGCGCAATGCGAAAACAGTAATGGTGGTCGACGATTCAGCGTTCATCCGCAGTCTGATTCAAGATACGTTAAGTACCGCCGGCTATAACGTGATTGCCAGCAAAGATGGTGGTGAAGCGCATGAGAAATTGATGGACGTCGAGCGTATCGCAAAAGAAGAAAATCTGGCGGTCAGTGAGCTCATCGATGCCATTGTATCTGATGTGGAAATGCCGCGTATGGATGGCATGCATTTACTCAAGCGATTACGTGATACCGAAGCGTACCGTAACACGCCCATCGTGATGTTCTCGTCCCTGATGAGTGACGACAACCGCACTAAAGCTTTGGCACTCGGAGCCAATGACACCATTACCAAACCACAAATCGGCAAGCTGGTGTCCTTAATGGACGGTTTAATCTTCAGTTAA
- a CDS encoding DUF2726 domain-containing protein has translation MTNIFIIVALLVVFFVVIQKYVIRHDDSKSYAYRRKGPVLTSAESTFYHALTAAVGEHGIVLTKVSMAQVVTPSKGLNKKQWFIANNRVARSQFNFLVCDARTLEPRVVVELDDGKELTKFKVERENLLMQVCKTANIPLIGANIRYSYQVGKLRRLLAAHIDLIETDKEVRFCKRCGSPMNIKVASQGEFKGRRFFTCSRQPHCTYTENYNVVFELDDDGEEAESLN, from the coding sequence ATGACTAACATCTTCATCATTGTGGCACTGCTGGTGGTCTTTTTTGTGGTGATTCAAAAGTATGTGATTCGCCACGATGACAGCAAAAGTTACGCTTATCGTCGTAAAGGGCCGGTTTTGACTAGCGCAGAAAGCACGTTTTATCACGCGTTAACCGCTGCGGTAGGAGAGCATGGGATTGTGCTGACCAAAGTCAGTATGGCCCAGGTGGTTACCCCGTCAAAAGGTCTGAATAAGAAGCAGTGGTTTATCGCCAATAACCGGGTGGCCCGCAGCCAGTTTAATTTCTTAGTGTGTGATGCCAGAACACTTGAGCCGCGTGTGGTCGTGGAACTTGATGATGGCAAGGAGCTGACCAAGTTTAAGGTTGAACGAGAAAACTTGCTGATGCAGGTATGTAAGACGGCAAATATACCTTTGATCGGTGCCAACATCCGTTACAGCTATCAGGTGGGTAAACTGCGCCGGTTACTCGCCGCACATATAGATTTGATCGAAACTGACAAAGAAGTTCGTTTTTGTAAACGTTGTGGCAGCCCGATGAACATCAAAGTGGCCAGTCAGGGCGAGTTTAAAGGTCGTCGGTTTTTTACCTGCAGCCGTCAGCCACACTGTACTTATACCGAAAATTACAATGTGGTATTTGAGCTCGATGATGACGGTGAAGAAGCCGAGTCATTAAACTGA